TACAACCGGCGCTTTGCTGTCTCCCCGCAACATCCCCAGGATGCGCATCGTCCCGTACTGCACAACCCAGAAGAATTGTCCCTGATCTTCTGCCTGCAGCACACCCGCAAGCTCTCCAAAAACCTGAGTTTTCGCTTCCAGAACCGCGAATACCAACTCACGAATTACAGCAGTGGCTACCGCCTACGCGGTGCCAGTGTAACCGTCTGCCAAGCCTTCGACAGCAGCATTACCTTGCTGTATCAGGGACAGCCCCTAACCTACCGGATCCTCGCCGAGGGTGAGCCCCCCATCCCCTTGGACGATGAGAAAAGCCTGCACTTACGTATTGAGCAAGCTGTGAAGGAGCAGGCCCAACGGAGCCACTGGAAACCCGCGCCCGACCATCCCTGGCGACGATACCCTCAGTCTAAGCCCGCTCACACATCCACCCCCTGAACTCCCTCCAAGGGGACATTCCTGTCTTGCTCAAAAGGGGACATTCCTGCTTTGGGTTGACAGGGCAGCCTCGTCCAACTGAGCAAATCCGTACGGGATGGTGTATACCGTCACCACATCATCACGTCAGAGGTTGTCATTGAAGGAGGGTGGTGCACTTCCGTCAGCTGGGTGCTGATTTGCACGTTCCCGCTCGGGTCCGAGGGGTTCTCGGAACCTCTGCATGGATGCGCAGCTTAGGGCGGAAGGGCGGCTATCCAAAAGCCCCGCCAAGGCCGAAGCTGCCCCAAGGAACGGACAGCGCGGTGGACATCCAGCAGTCACAGGAAAGAAGGTTGCGCCGTAATTTCTCATCTTACCCGGTTTTGGCGCTTGCCTGGTGGTAGTGAAATCAGTAGGTTAGCTGGAGGCGAGCTGCGGTCCACGAGGCAAAAGAGTACATTTTGTCCTGATCTCCTAAAAATTGTCCTGCTCTACTCCGCCCACGATGCCGAACATAATGCGGCGTTGGTCTTGCGGAAGTATCTCCTGACGCTCACGAATGGCGATGGCGGTGGTGCACATCGGGAAAATGAACGTGGCTGTGAGTGATGGGCGCATGGCTATGCGGATGACGGTGACGAGTGCCGGGGGCCACCGGGACGTCATGTTCGTGTTGATGATGGTCGTCATGCGCATGCCAGTGCTCATGGGAGAGTGGCTCGTGCGTGTGCACATGGGCATGTTGCTCGGTCAGATGCAGCCAGACGCCCAAGGCCATGAGGGCACCGGCCACCAGCAGCGGCCAGGTGATCGGTTCGCCCAGGGCCACGGCTAATACCGCACCAATGAAGGGTGCCACGGAAAAATACGCACCCGTGCGCGCGGTACCCAAGTGACGCAAAGCAACAATAAAGAGGGCAAGACTGACGCCATAAGCCGCAAAACCGACCAGCATGGCCGCCGATACGTCTGGCAGACTGGGCCAATGAGCAACCCCCAGGGCAAAGGCCAAACCCAGATTGATCACCCCAGACACCAGGCCCTTGCCTGCCGCTATCCAGCTGGCGTCGGACAGTGACACCTTACGTGTCAGGTTGTTGTCCATCCCCCAGGCCAAGCAGGCGCCCAGCACCGCGAGGGCCGGCCAGACACCAGAAAAGCGTAGTTCCCCCGGCCAGCTCAAAATCACCGCACCGAGCATGATGGCCGCCATTCCCAGGGCGATGCGTCGGTCAAAGTTTTCGCGAAAGGCGAACCAGGCCAGCAGGGCGGTGAACATCCCTTCGGCATTGAGGAGCAACGACGCCCCCGTCGCCGGCATATGGCGCAAACCTAGCAACAACAGTACGGGTGCAACGATGCCCCCGGATAGAATCGCGCCCGCCAGCCAAGGCCACTCCCCCGGAGCCAACCGCACCGGCTTAGCGTGGCGAAGACGGCGCACCAGGGTCAGGCCAAGCCCAGAGCCCAGATACAAGAGGCCGGCCAGCAGCAAGGGATCAAGATCAGTGAGCAGCAATTTTGCCAAGGGCGTACCAGCGCCAAAGAGTAATGCGGCCAACAGAGCGGCCACAACACCTGGTTGAGCGAGATGCATCTTGGACACCGGCAAGTTCTCCGTGCTCACTGAGCGCAAATGTGGGTGTTCGCACGACGTGCTCGAACTGAGCCATCTGAAGTGGGGGATTATAGGGTACCAGCGATAGCTCACCTATCGAATACCAAATTTACTCAGCACCCAAAGCGGGTGCTGGCATAGAATTTGACCAAGGGACGACTATTTGAGTGCTAGCGTGCCTCTATATTTTGGGCCTGGTTGGGGTCATCTACTCCGGAAATCATCAGGAAGCTGAGCAGCATCAAAATGACTAGCGCTAGCGATATGCTCACTGGACCCGTGCCAAGGCCAAGGCCTCCAAACCGTATCGGCTTGTCTGTCCAATCCGCGAATGAAGCTCCTAGCGGCCTAGTCAAGATATAGGCTATCCAGAAGGCCGCAATTTCATTAAGGTCAAACATGAAATATGCGACGACAGGAATACCAAACAAAAGGACAAATAGTAGACCCGATCCGAGGTAGCCTAAATCCAGGCTCGATGCTGTCATGTCACCGGCGGCGGTGCCCAGGGCAAAGGTGGCTACGATGGTCGCCCAATAGAATGCCTCTCGCCGAGGTGTATGCACACTGTGAATGGAAAGTGTTTTTTCTTTACTTTTCCAGATGGCCAGAATCCCGATCAAGGCAACCAGAAAAACGGATGTCGATATATCATAGGGAACGCCCAGAACGACATGGGTGACGTCCGCTATTTGGGTGCCGAAGATGCTCACCATGATGACGGCGAACCAGTAATAATGTGCGGTGTATTGTTGACTCCGCATCTGAAGCCAGATAGCCGCCAAGAATAGCAAGCCGCAACCCACCACCGCCAGATATGGATTTGTGTGGAAAACAAGAAAATCTGATGTGGCTTCTCCCATGGCGGTGGTCAGGAGTTTTGCCATCCAGAAATATGCTGTGATTCTCGGTACTTTTAGCAATGGATGAGTTCTACTGGAGTGGGTAAGTGCGGTTGCAGTCATTGACGTTCCTTAACGAAATTGATGTTTGCCATACACAAGCGGACTTGTGGATAACAGATAAGGCACGAAACGGTCAAATCTTAAAGTGGTTCGGTCGCTGACCCTGCACGTCAATCGCCGTGTAGGCGATTTAAGGCCGATTCTGCTCGTTCTCGATTCGCCATTCTTCAGCGGCAAGGAGGATGTAAAAGAATACCGCCAACGAAGCGCCAGATGTGAATACGGCACCTACTTGCGCCATGCTGGAGAAATTCAAACCAAATACGGAAAAAAGTGTTGCCCCACTAATCACCAGGATCATGAACAGCAACACCAAAAGAATATGATGGTGTGCAATCTGGTATTTCTTGGCGAGACGGTGAATCGGGCGAACCAGAATCAGCATGGCGCAACATCCTCCTATAGCAATCCGTTTATCGTACACATAAAAGGACCTGATTAGCAACGATCCTCAGCAGCCCCCCGGATAAGTCAGCAAGGCGGCGGCAAATGGCAGCGATTCCAGCTGGGCGAAGAAACACTGGAAGTCTTACCACGGTTATAAGTTCACCGTGAGCGTGGACCACAAGTGCAAGCTCACTCGGACCTGAGTCACCGAAACGGCCATGTTCCTCCTGATGAAACCCACAGGCTATCAGTTGGTCAATTTACACGCTGTTTTCCACCACACAGCTGAACGCCTTTTCCGTTCTGTTTAGAATATACAAATATTCACAAATATAAACGCAACCCGGCCATTGATTGCTACCTAACAACAAGGCATATTCATAATCGCGAAGTATGGACGAACGGAGGAGTTTCCATGTCTGTTTCCGCTAGAAAAATCACTTTCCTCGCCTTTGGAATATTAGCTCTATCTGGTTGTGCCGTTACCCCTTACGGCGGATATGGATATCACAGATACAATTGGCCACCTCCACCCCCGCCCGGTCAAGGTCCTGGTCAATACAATAATGGCTACGGTAATCCTCCGCCTCCGCCTCCGCCTCCTGGTCAGTACAGCAATGGCTATGGTAACCCACCACCACCTCCACCTCCGGCGCCATAATCAATAGTCCAAGGACCAGATCTGGTTTATAGGGTTTGAAATAACAGGAGATTCTATGCCGCAGAAACCTATTTTACATAGCATCGTCATAGGCCTGGCTGGAATATGTGCGTTGTCTCTCTCCACGCCAACATTCGCTTCTTCATTTGACATCGGCGTTCTTCTTGGAGATCTCGGGATCAATCTGGGCAATACCGGCATGCCACAGCAGTATGGGTACTTTCAGGTGCCTTCAGGGTATGCCAACTATTACAGTCAGCCACTCTATGCGCAGTATATGATGTGGTACTACTACCCGCAATCGTACTATCAATATTATTCAGCCCCTCCACCACCTCTGCCAGCGGGCGCGCCACCACCACCCGCGCCGCCACCTAGCGCGCCACCGCCACCGCCACCCAGCAGCTATTTCAATTATTTAGGTGTTCAACCCCCGCCACCTGCCCCACCGGGAGCACCACAACCTCTGCCACCAGGACCCCCACCCAGAGGGCCTGCAGGTGGCCCCCCACCACCACAAGGAGCCCCTGGCGGACCTCACTTTGGACCACCGCCTGGGGGGCCGCCACAAGGGCCTCCGCCCGGAGGTCCAGCTGGTGGGCCACCACCACCATGAGCACCAGAGTAATTTCTATCAAGCGTACCTTGATGATGTAATGCAAAAAAACGAGCGCAATTCATGGGCGCTCGTTGCTTGATAGGACAAAAGGGCACCTTATTGTCTGCTAACGCAATCTGGCCATTGAATACTGCCTAACAACAACGCATATTCATAAATGCGAGCCATGGACAAACGGAGGAGTTTCCCATGTCTATTTCCACTAGCAAAATCGCTTTCCTTGCCTTTGGAATATTAGCCCTAACGGGTTGTGCCGTTACGCCCTATGGTGAATATGGATATTATGGCTACGGCAATACAGGTATGCCGCAGAAATATGGGTACTTTAACCTGCCATCAACATATGCCAACTATTACAGTCAGCCACTCTATGCACAGTACATGATGTGGTATTACTACCCACAATCGTACTATCAATATTATTCAGCGCCGCCACCGCCCATGCCAGCGGGCGCACCACCGCCGCCTGCTCCTCCACCTGGCGCGCCACCGCCACCGCCACCCGGCAGTTATTTTCATTATCTAGGTGTACAACCGCCACCCGGATCTCCACCCAGCGGCCCAAGATTTGGACCGCCGCCTGGGAGGCCACCCCAAGGCCCACCACCCGGAGGACTTAGGCCTATGGGACCTCAGTTTCGGCCAGGGCCAGCTGGCGGGCCGCCACCAGAGCCAGCAGGTGGGCCTCACTTTGGACCGTCGCGCGGGAGACCACCCCAAAGCCCTCCACCCGGAGGACTTAGGCCTATGGGACCTCAGTTTCGGCCAGGGCCAGCTGGCGGGCCGCCACCAGAGCCAGCAGGTGAGCCTCACTTTGGACCGCCGCCTGGGGGGCCACCCCAAGGCCCTCCACCCGGAGGACTTAGGCCTATGGGACCTGGGTTTCGGCCAGGGCCAGCTGGCGGACCACCACCAGAGCCAGCAGGCGGGCCTCACTTTGGACCGCCGCCCGGGGGGCCACCCCAAAGCCCTCCACCCGGACGACCAAGGCCGAGACGCCATCAGTTTCAGCCAAGGCCAGCTGGCGGACCACCACCAGAGCCAGCGGGCGGGCATCACTTTGGACCGCCGCCCGGGGGGCCGACACAAGGCCATCCGCCCGGGGGTCCAGCTGGTGGGCCACCACCACCACCATGAGCACCAGGGTAATTTCTATCAAGCGTACCTTGATGGTGTGATGAAAAAAACGGGCGCAACTCATAGGCGCTCGTTTCTCCACAGGACAAAAGAGTATATTTTGTCTTGTAGGTGGTGGCGTTGCACCTCAGCCGTGAAACGGTCCACCTACCGATTTAGGACTATCTCCAGCAAATAACCTGACCCGCCCCATATCATGACCCAAAGAATTGCCCCAAGTATATTCCAGAGATAGAATTCTCTGAACGTCGTTTCTCCAGATCCTGATATATAACCTTGCAATTGCCGCAATGGCACAATAAATCGACCAAAAAGAATGACATATAAGCCATACTTCTTTAGGAATATATGTGCCTTGTTTAACCGTTGTTCTGTAATTCCGATCCACTTACCATGGCGTCTGATCGCTTTTATGCCATAATTTGCCCCGATATAATAAGCGAACATCCACCCACCTGTTGTGCCACCTACAGATAGTAATAGCAATAATATCGGATTGATTTGCCCGGAACCTGAAATAAATCCAGCACCTATCAATAGTGTTTCTCCTGGCAGGAATATCACTCCGGAACTTTCCAGAAATAAGGCACACACAACGATCCATACACCGTACTGCTCCTCCAGACCAGACGCCTGGTTGACTGCGGACTGCAAGTACCTAACAATAAGCGCTTCAAAGCTCATCATTAGAGCGGCGACCGATGTACAATCGTAAGGTTAATAGTATGACCGTCAATAGGAGAATCAGTACACCGATTTGCCCATGAACGAGTATACTGGATCTAGGGCGTTGTTGTGGCCAAGAGATCTGCAACATAGCGACGCCAAGGAGATCTTGGAATATGATAAGTACGGCAATGATCCAGTGAAGTAGAGGAATCACTATCCGTGAGACTACTTCTAACTTTTGAGAAGTCGTAGCGCAAGTTACATCATACATAATTCATATACCTTTCTTTCTAATCTATATCATCGCGATATTTTTCTACGTACAGCAGATAACTGTTCCTTTACGGTAGGTAGCCAGTGGTTGGCGGAGAATGTTGTGTCGTGTGCCAAGATTGTGATGGCTCGTTGTGCAACTACTTTTTTGCCGGGTGGAAGCCAATCCGTGGCTTGCCGTTCCGAGCGTAAAACACTGCGCCTAGATACTCGACTGCCGTACCACTTCTCTATACCAGAAAAAAGACCGCTTGGCGGGTTTTCAGCAGCGTGCAGCATCATGTGGTAAACCCGAGGTTGATGCAGAGTGGCAATAGCTACCATCCATAACCAAGACTGTTCGCTTTGGGCCAGGCCTTTAAACCACCTGGGAGTAGCTGCAACACACTGTACCCTTCTACCAGCTATTGCCGTGAGATAGGGCGCATTTGGAATGTGCGCTACCCGTGAGATGGCTTTGGACGTTGTAACATAGAATGCGATCTTACGGTGCGACCATTTTTCAGCCTGGGCGGCGGCAGAGCGCATGGCTATCGCCCCAGGCAGCGCATGCCGTTTCAAATAGCGACATGCGCCTGGGGAAGATATGATCACATGTCCAAAGGCGGTACCTCCACAGAGTAAGCAGCCGGCACAGGCTATTGCTGCCACAAGCACGCTTGCCTTCCTAAGTGAAAACGCGCCGAAGACATGGGGTTTCTTGTTCCTCATGACATTCACCACGTCGAGAAAGTAGACATGGAGGATCTTGCGGATACCCATTTGAGGGTTGCTTGCCTATAGGTTCGCACCAACTTTTTAATTTTGTTAATATCTCCCACGCTGGGCATAGACATAGAGAGAGCATGGCGCAGCATTTGAACAGATCGACTAGCCACACCTTTCCAGTAGATATATTCTTTCTTTTGCATTGCGTATTTGATTTTGTTAACCCGCTGCTGATGTAGGTGCTTATTTCTATAATAACTTAATCGAAGCAGAATATTCTGCCGGTCGATGGAAAGCTGCTCCCCTTGTTTCTTTGCTGCACCAAAAATATTCAGTGGCATAGTCAGGTATACCCCGCCAATAACAGCCATCTTTGTTTTGCCTGCCGATGGGTAGTAAGAGGGTCTAGCGAACAACTTAAACTTCAGATCAGCAAAGCGAAGCCACCCCAGCTTCTTTTGCGTCCGGTAGTAGTTGATTAATCCCTCCAGTCCTGGATGATGATAAAAAATTGATCTCCTCTGATGTCGGGCTATAGATCTTGGTTTTGGTAAGATCGCATGAGATGAAGGAATCTGCTTGTCACAGAGCTCTCGAATTTTTGAGAGCATCTCCCTCTTTTGCATTTTTGAAAGATATTGTCTCATTCTTACCCTCGTAATCAATGCTTGTAAGGGATCTTTGATATGCTGCGATTGTCTTTCTAATAAGGCGATTATCTTTCCCACTTCAGAGTAATCAGTTCCGTATTTCCAATACTTCGTATACAGGATCTCTAGCCTAGACCTGATCTGACGCCTTGCAGCATCGAGAAACGATATGGATTCATAATATTTCGGCTCAGCCTTATCAATAATGTGTCGCTGATATTTATTCCCGCCAAAAAGGTAGTATTTAATCCCCAATGCTGGTCGTGTAATATAATGTTTATTAATTCCATCATAAGAAAAGTGTTGATATATCCCGCCTTTAACTCTAGTTTGCAATTCGACAGATGATTCATCCTTTAGCTTTTTTAACTCCAGATGATTAAATTCAATCTTATTGCGATCAATTCTCAGTCTATAGTTCTTATTCGATAACCGCTCTAGCTGGTGCAGAGATATAGTCGGATCGGCATGAGCCAATGAGGTTGCTGTAAAAAACAGAACCGCGGCGGCAATTGTGCTTTGATAAATGTGATGAAAAATATTCATTTCTGAAGTATAGCAATATATGTGCCGAATATCTACAATAGGCTATAATATTTTGATAAAAAATGATATTTGTCAAGCATGTGACCAAACGCGTTAGCACTGATCCGGCACTGGACCTAGGAAAAGTGGATAATCCAGCTTTTCTTCGCGATGTTGTATTATAAAAGCGACATTTCTAAGATCTAATTTTGACGTAGAATTGTAAATAGTCTATAAAACAATGGGATTGGTATATTATCCAGCTGTCGTCAAATCACGACAAAATGCTGAGCTAAGCTGGCGGACTTTGCAGGGCATGGTTTACCTTGTAATGCCTGATAATCAATCAGCTGCCTGCAATATCACCGTTTGACGGACACGGCCCACGAGGTCTGCGCGGGCAGTGTTTGCCCAGAGATTTACGGATAACGTGCCAAAAACAGGAGCTTCCGGACACGCCTCGGCCGTCCCGATTCGCCCGCGTGTGCCATAGCCCAGCTCATACCATATCTCGCATTGCCCGACCAAGAACCGTCGAACCTCTCGGTGCGCGAATTGCGTCAGTTGCAGGCCAATCCGTGGCGTACTGAGGAGAACAAAAGGGGCCTGGGCCAACTCTCCTGAGTCACTCGTGCGGCGTTCACCTTGGCCAAAAACGCATGCAGACGCTACGAATCACGGAGCGCCTTATGGATCCATTTCAGATGCATCAGCGTGGGAGAGGTTGCGGTTTTCCGGTTCTCAGGCTCTCCGCCCAAGCCAATACGTCCTGATGATCTGAGACCTGCCCCGCATCCACGTCTGTCAGCGCCTCCCGCGTTAGGAGCTCTCGCTCTTCCTCTGCAAGAATCCAGGCCGCGGGCTACGACTCAATGCGCGGATCCTGCTCAGGGGCACCACGTGGCAAGCGTTTGCAATGTGACACCGGGGGCGAGGAAATGACCATGTATCCGTTCGGCCTCGCCCTGCTGATGTTTATCTGCTTGTTGGTGCTCCTAGGCGTCATTCTCGTGGATATTTTCAAGTTCTTTGCCCGCTGTCCGCGCTGTTTGGTGAATTAGAGTTTTTGAGTGTCCTCAGTCGTTACGCAACACAAAGATCCGCAGGATTTTTCGATCTTGCAGGGCGTGCACTCCAGCCATGAACAGATGCCCCGACCAGTAGGCCCAGAGGAGATTGGCGACGAGGGAGTGGATGGTCTTGGGCAGGGCGTAATATTCTGGCGCGGGCTTGACGCCGCCAGCGGAGATAATCAGGTAGAACATAAATAAGCCGCTCAGGGCCATAATGCTGATGATCAGAATCCCCCAGCCATGCACTAGGCCGGGTAGGCCACCACGCATCCCTGCCGGGGGCAATTCGGTGCGCTGGAAGAGGCCTTCCAGGTCGGTAAGAACCCGCTGCCACCAGATGCCTCGGTAGGGAAAGAGGTGACGCCGCAATTCGCCATGCCGATAGATCTCCGCCCAGAACACCAGGATCACGCCCAGGGTCAAGATGCCGGAGATCATGTGCGCCCAGTACATGGCGTGAGGGTAGAAACCAACTATTTTCCAGAGCGCATGCATCTGTAACTCACTGAAAAGCTGGAAGCTCACCAAGACCGCCAGCGCCAAATGCAGGGCGCGGATAACCTTGGGCCATGGAGGAATCGACATAAATACTACCTCGTGCGCAGAGGGGGAGAAAACCGGAGTTGGAAAGCGCTATAGAGCACGGGCGCCAGCCAGAGAGTGGTGAGGGTAGCGAGGAGCAAGCCGCCCATGACCGCCAGGGCCAGGGGTTGCAGCAGGTCCGTACCGCGCCCGACGCCGATGGCCAAAGGCAGAAAGCCCAAGACGTCCGCAACCATGGTCATGAGGATGGGCCGCAGGCGTTGACGTGCGGCAAAGGCGACGTGATCCAGACGCGGTGCCGCGCCCCCCAATTGACGTGCGCGGGCAAAGAGCAGGATCACGTTGTTGACGGCAATGGCAAAGACC
The window above is part of the Acidithiobacillus acidisediminis genome. Proteins encoded here:
- a CDS encoding DMT family transporter translates to MHLAQPGVVAALLAALLFGAGTPLAKLLLTDLDPLLLAGLLYLGSGLGLTLVRRLRHAKPVRLAPGEWPWLAGAILSGGIVAPVLLLLGLRHMPATGASLLLNAEGMFTALLAWFAFRENFDRRIALGMAAIMLGAVILSWPGELRFSGVWPALAVLGACLAWGMDNNLTRKVSLSDASWIAAGKGLVSGVINLGLAFALGVAHWPSLPDVSAAMLVGFAAYGVSLALFIVALRHLGTARTGAYFSVAPFIGAVLAVALGEPITWPLLVAGALMALGVWLHLTEQHAHVHTHEPLSHEHWHAHDDHHQHEHDVPVAPGTRHRHPHSHAPITHSHVHFPDVHHRHRHS
- a CDS encoding COG4705 family protein; translation: MTATALTHSSRTHPLLKVPRITAYFWMAKLLTTAMGEATSDFLVFHTNPYLAVVGCGLLFLAAIWLQMRSQQYTAHYYWFAVIMVSIFGTQIADVTHVVLGVPYDISTSVFLVALIGILAIWKSKEKTLSIHSVHTPRREAFYWATIVATFALGTAAGDMTASSLDLGYLGSGLLFVLLFGIPVVAYFMFDLNEIAAFWIAYILTRPLGASFADWTDKPIRFGGLGLGTGPVSISLALVILMLLSFLMISGVDDPNQAQNIEAR
- a CDS encoding DedA family protein, translating into MMSFEALIVRYLQSAVNQASGLEEQYGVWIVVCALFLESSGVIFLPGETLLIGAGFISGSGQINPILLLLLSVGGTTGGWMFAYYIGANYGIKAIRRHGKWIGITEQRLNKAHIFLKKYGLYVILFGRFIVPLRQLQGYISGSGETTFREFYLWNILGAILWVMIWGGSGYLLEIVLNR
- a CDS encoding cytochrome b/b6 domain-containing protein, producing MSIPPWPKVIRALHLALAVLVSFQLFSELQMHALWKIVGFYPHAMYWAHMISGILTLGVILVFWAEIYRHGELRRHLFPYRGIWWQRVLTDLEGLFQRTELPPAGMRGGLPGLVHGWGILIISIMALSGLFMFYLIISAGGVKPAPEYYALPKTIHSLVANLLWAYWSGHLFMAGVHALQDRKILRIFVLRND